The proteins below come from a single Rosa rugosa chromosome 2, drRosRugo1.1, whole genome shotgun sequence genomic window:
- the LOC133729813 gene encoding anthocyanidin reductase ((2S)-flavan-3-ol-forming) produces MATPQPIVSNKTACVIGGTGFVASLLVKLLLEKGYVVKTTARDPDNLKKISHLTALQELGKLTIFRGDLTDEGSFDAAIAGSDLVFHVATPVNFGSPDPENDMIKPGVQGVLNVLKSCVKAKTVKRVVLTSSAAAVTVNTLSGTGLIADENDWSDVEFLTTAKPPTWGYPVSKVLAEKTAWKFAEENNIDLITVIPSLMAGASLTPDIPSSIGLATSLITGNEFLINGLKGMQMLSGSISITHVEDVCRAHIFLAEKESASGRYICCAENSSVPEVAKFLSKRYPGYKVPTEFGDFPSKAKTILSSEKLKKEGFTFKYGIEDIYDQAVEYLKVKGVLQS; encoded by the exons ATGGCCACCCCCCAACCCATCGTCTCAAACAAGACTGCTTGTGTGATCGGCGGCACCGGCTTCGTGGCGTCTCTGCTGGTCAAGCTCTTGCTAGAGAAGGGGTATGTCGTCAAAACCACTGCTAGAGACCCTG ACAATCTGAAGAAGATCTCCCACCTCACAGCACTACAAGAGTTGGGAAAGCTGACTATTTTTCGTGGTGATTTAACCGATGAAGGGAGCTTCGATGCTGCTATAGCAGGTTCTGATCTTGTTTTCCATGTTGCCACACCAGTCAACTTTGGCTCACCGGACCCGGAG AATGACATGATCAAGCCAGGAGTCCAAGGAGTACTAAATGTTCTGAAATCATGTGTGAAAGCAAAAACAGTTAAGCGAGTTGTTTTAACATCATCAGCAGCTGCAGTAACTGTCAATACTCTTAGTGGCACAGGCTTGATTGCGGACGAAAATGATTGGTCTGATGTTGAGTTCTTGACCACTGCCAAGCCACCTACTTGG GGGTATCCTGTTTCCAAGGTACTAGCTGAGAAGACAGCTTGGAAATTTGCTGAAGAAAACAACATTGATCTCATCACTGTGATCCCTTCTCTCATGGCTGGTGCTTCTCTCACTCCAGACATCCCCAGCAGTATAGGCCTCGCCACATCTTTAATTACAG GAAATGAATTCCTTATAAATGGCTTGAAAGGCATGCAAATGCTATCAGGTTCCATATCCATTACACATGTGGAGGATGTCTGCCGAGCTCATATCTTTTTGGCAGAGAAAGAATCTGCTTCCGGTCGGTACATATGCTGTGCTGAAAATAGCAGTGTTCCCGAGGTTGCAAAGTTCCTCAGCAAAAGATATCCCGGCTACAAAGTCCCGACTGA GTTTGGAGATTTTCCATCCAAGGCCAAGACCATACTCTCTTCGGAAAAGCTTAAGAAGGAGGGGTTCACTTTCAAGTATGGGATTGAAGACATTTATGACCAAGCTGTGGAGTACTTGAAAGTTAAGGGGGTGCTGCAGAGCTAG
- the LOC133729814 gene encoding protein HEAT-STRESS-ASSOCIATED 32 gives MSAYRWKSFHENEDRPEKPRRYGVTEMRGPNHTLLTQNVLQDIFESMGDIVDGLKFAGGSHSLMPKSFVKEVIDVAHQHNVYVSTGDWAENLLRKGPSAFKEYVEECKSLGFDTIELNVGSLGMPEETLLRLVRLIKSGGLKVKPLFEVKVNESDIPIGDRAFGAYVVPRPRSSEFVEDVDLLIRRAERCLEAGADMIMIEADDVCKQADSMRPDIIAKVIGRLGVEKTMFEASNPRTSEWFIQHYGPRVNLFVDHSHVMDLECLRGRNLGRNHASVLGSSYFLL, from the exons ATGTCGGCGTACCGATGGAAGTCCTTTCACGAGAACGAAGACCGGCCGGAGAAGCCTCGCCGGTACGGCGTCACAGAAATGAGAGGCCCCAATCACACTCTCTTGACCCAAAACGTCCTTCAG GATATTTTCGAGTCGATGGGGGACATTGTGGATGGGCTGAAGTTTGCTGGAGGTTCGCATAGCTTGATGCCGAAGTCGTTTGTTAAAGAGGTGATTGATGTGGCTCACCAACATAACGTGTATGTAAGCACTGGTGATTGGGCTGAGAATTTACTTCGAAAAGGCCCTTCGGCTTTTAAAGAGTATGTGGAG GAGTGTAAGAGCTTGGGATTTGACACAATTGAGCTGAATGTGGGATCTCTCGGAATGCCTGAGGAAACGCTTCTGAGACTTGTGCGCTTGATTAAGAGCGGTGGCTTGAAGGTGAAGCCTCTGTTTGAAGTCAAGGTTAACGAGTCTGACATTCCTATTGGTGATAGAGCGTTCGGAGCCTATGTTGTCCCGAGACCAAGATCATCTG AATTTGTTGAAGATGTTGATCTGTTGATTAGAAGGGCTGAGAGATGCTTAGAAGCTGGGGCTGACATGATAATGATTGAGGCTGATGATGTCTGTAAACAGGCTGATTCAATGCGGCCAGACATAATTGCAAAGGTCATTGGGCGCCTTGGTGTCGAGAAGACCATGTTTGAAGCATCAAATCCAAGAACCTCGGAGTGGTTCATCCAGCATTATGGTCCAAGG GTCAATCTGTTTGTGGACCACTCTCATGTGATGGACCTGGAGTGCCTCCGGGGACGCAACTTAGGTAGAAACCATGCTTCTGTGTTGGGCTCCTCGTATTTTCTGTTATAA
- the LOC133729811 gene encoding calcium/calmodulin-regulated receptor-like kinase 1 isoform X2, whose product MEGLAVAWGMLIGSVIGFLLAVSVVIGALVCLKCRTNLRTGTSVSASQRITAASAAESDSNLGQDSPRSSEWSNMSMWLEALKKKTVVSACGIPKYNYGDIKKATCDFTTAIGQGAFGPVYKAQMSTGDTFAVKVLAADSRQGQHEFLAEVLLLARLHHNNLVNLMGYAAEMEQLMLLYNYMSNGSLDSHLHDDNQVPLSWDLRVAIALDVARGLEYLHYGAVPPVVHRDIKSSNILLDQSMKAKVADFGLSRHDKIKSRSSDIRGTFGYVDPEYVVTRIFTKKCDVYSFGVLLFELITGRNPQQGLMEYVEFATVDAAGKLGWEEIADIRLNGEFDIQELAQVADLAYRCVSDVSRKRPSMRNIVQTLSGILMKRRSAKKPQQTPTTAAEETYIEIDLIEKQDALIER is encoded by the exons ATGGAAGGGTTGGCAGTTGCATGGGGAATGCTGATAGGCTCCGTTATTGGGTTCTTACTGGCAGTGTCCGTAGTGATTGGAGCTCTCGTCTGCCTCAAATGCCGGACAAACCTCCGTACGGGTACGAGTGTGTCAGCGTCGCAGAGGATCACAGCCGCCAGCGCCGCCGAGTCGGACTCCAACCTCGGCCAAGACTCACCGCGAAGTTCGGAGTGGAGCAACATGTCCATGTGGCTCGAGGCCCTTAAGAAAAAGACCGTCGTCTCCGCTTGTGGTATACCCAAGTATAATTACGG AGACATAAAGAAAGCGACGTGTGACTTCACGACGGCTATTGGGCAAGGGGCGTTTGGACCTGTTTACAAGGCCCAAATGAGCACCGGCGACACTTTTGCTGTTAAAGTTCTTGCTGCGGATTCCAGGCAAGGCCAGCATGAGTTTTTAGCTGAG gTTTTGTTACTTGCAAGATTACACCACAACAACCTTGTGAACTTGATGGGATATGCTGCCGAAATGGAGCAGCTTATGCTTCTTTATAATTACATGAGCAATGGCAGTCTTGATTCTCATTTACATG ATGATAATCAGGTGCCATTGAGCTGGGATTTGAGGGTTGCAATAGCTCTTGATGTTGCAAGGGGATTGGAATACCTACATTATGGG GCTGTTCCTCCTGTTGTGCACCGCGACATCAAGTCTTCCAACATACTGTTGGACCAGTCAATGAAGGCTAAG GTTGCTGATTTCGGGCTTTCAAGACATGACAAGATTAAATCACGTTCATCTGATATCAGGGGaacttttggatatgttgatcctGAGTATGTGGTTACAAGAATCTTTACCAAGAAATGTGATGTTTATAGTTTTGGTGTACTGCTCTTTGAACTAATTACAGGCAGGAATCCACAGCAAGGTCTCATGGAATATGTGGAATTT GCCACAGTGGACGCGGCAGGTAAACTTGGGTGGGAAGAGATTGCGGACATTCGTCTTAATGGAGAATTTGATATACAAGAACTAGCTCAGGTTGCTGATCTTGCTTACAGATGTGTTAGTGATGTCTCCAGAAAACGGCCTTCTATGAGGAACATAGTGCAGACATTATCAGGCATTTTGATGAAGAGACGTAGCGCAAAGAAACCCCAGCAAACCCCAACTACAGCAGCTGAAGAAACTTACATTGAAATAGATCTTATAGAGAAGCAGGATGCTTTAATTGAACGCTGA
- the LOC133729811 gene encoding calcium/calmodulin-regulated receptor-like kinase 1 isoform X1, with translation MEGLAVAWGMLIGSVIGFLLAVSVVIGALVCLKCRTNLRTGTSVSASQRITAASAAESDSNLGQDSPRSSEWSNMSMWLEALKKKTVVSACGIPKYNYGDIKKATCDFTTAIGQGAFGPVYKAQMSTGDTFAVKVLAADSRQGQHEFLAEVLLLARLHHNNLVNLMGYAAEMEQLMLLYNYMSNGSLDSHLHDDNQVPLSWDLRVAIALDVARGLEYLHYGVHFRAVPPVVHRDIKSSNILLDQSMKAKVADFGLSRHDKIKSRSSDIRGTFGYVDPEYVVTRIFTKKCDVYSFGVLLFELITGRNPQQGLMEYVEFATVDAAGKLGWEEIADIRLNGEFDIQELAQVADLAYRCVSDVSRKRPSMRNIVQTLSGILMKRRSAKKPQQTPTTAAEETYIEIDLIEKQDALIER, from the exons ATGGAAGGGTTGGCAGTTGCATGGGGAATGCTGATAGGCTCCGTTATTGGGTTCTTACTGGCAGTGTCCGTAGTGATTGGAGCTCTCGTCTGCCTCAAATGCCGGACAAACCTCCGTACGGGTACGAGTGTGTCAGCGTCGCAGAGGATCACAGCCGCCAGCGCCGCCGAGTCGGACTCCAACCTCGGCCAAGACTCACCGCGAAGTTCGGAGTGGAGCAACATGTCCATGTGGCTCGAGGCCCTTAAGAAAAAGACCGTCGTCTCCGCTTGTGGTATACCCAAGTATAATTACGG AGACATAAAGAAAGCGACGTGTGACTTCACGACGGCTATTGGGCAAGGGGCGTTTGGACCTGTTTACAAGGCCCAAATGAGCACCGGCGACACTTTTGCTGTTAAAGTTCTTGCTGCGGATTCCAGGCAAGGCCAGCATGAGTTTTTAGCTGAG gTTTTGTTACTTGCAAGATTACACCACAACAACCTTGTGAACTTGATGGGATATGCTGCCGAAATGGAGCAGCTTATGCTTCTTTATAATTACATGAGCAATGGCAGTCTTGATTCTCATTTACATG ATGATAATCAGGTGCCATTGAGCTGGGATTTGAGGGTTGCAATAGCTCTTGATGTTGCAAGGGGATTGGAATACCTACATTATGGGGTACACTTTCGT GCTGTTCCTCCTGTTGTGCACCGCGACATCAAGTCTTCCAACATACTGTTGGACCAGTCAATGAAGGCTAAG GTTGCTGATTTCGGGCTTTCAAGACATGACAAGATTAAATCACGTTCATCTGATATCAGGGGaacttttggatatgttgatcctGAGTATGTGGTTACAAGAATCTTTACCAAGAAATGTGATGTTTATAGTTTTGGTGTACTGCTCTTTGAACTAATTACAGGCAGGAATCCACAGCAAGGTCTCATGGAATATGTGGAATTT GCCACAGTGGACGCGGCAGGTAAACTTGGGTGGGAAGAGATTGCGGACATTCGTCTTAATGGAGAATTTGATATACAAGAACTAGCTCAGGTTGCTGATCTTGCTTACAGATGTGTTAGTGATGTCTCCAGAAAACGGCCTTCTATGAGGAACATAGTGCAGACATTATCAGGCATTTTGATGAAGAGACGTAGCGCAAAGAAACCCCAGCAAACCCCAACTACAGCAGCTGAAGAAACTTACATTGAAATAGATCTTATAGAGAAGCAGGATGCTTTAATTGAACGCTGA
- the LOC133729815 gene encoding (E,E)-alpha-farnesene synthase-like, translating to MDCGMHLHNHQADEQQILQWQTKSKPPSSVHDQRRSANYKPNIWKYDFLESLNSKFDGECYRIQIQKLIEDVKDLFGECKELGLLAKLELIDNIQKLGLNSYFEKEIKETLDTIASVELKDNNNPFISSEGDLYATTLLFKILRQHGYKVSQDVFGVFIDEIGTLKKSTFGDVKGMLELLEASNLALEGENILDEAKAFLMVTLRDTNTMCNDIDRCISKHVAYALKLSSQRRVQWFNVKWHIKAYGEDNTKQANMTTLLELAKLNFNMVQATLQKDLREASKWWNNLGLTKNLDFARDRMVECFMCAVGLAFEPQYKSFRKSLTKVINLILIIDDVYDVYGSLEELNHFTKAVERWDVRETEQLPECMKICFQVLYNTTCEIAYEIEEEKGQNQVLPHLCKVWTDFCKALLVEAEWYNKAYTPSFEEYLSNGCISSSASLIFTHAFFATAHEERMDEFLHKNEDLVYNISLILRLLNDLGTSAVEQERGDVASSILCYMREVNASEEIARKHIKGMIDNAWKKINEKCFTQVPEISSFINITTNIARVGHNLYQDGDGFGDQEQGTRGQIQSLLVEPLS from the exons ATGGATTGTGGTATGCACTTGCATAACCATCAAGCTGATGAGCAACAGATACTGCAATGGCAAACGAAATCCAAACCCCCTTCCTCGGTACATGATCAAAGACGATCTGCCAATTACAAGCCGAATATTTGGAAGTATGATTTCCTTGAATCTCTTAACAGCAAATTTGAT GGAGAATGTTATCGAATTCAGATTCAGAAGCTAATAGAAGATGTTAAGGATTTGTTTGGTGAATGTAAGGAATTGGGTTTACTAGCTAAGTTGGAGCTGATTGACAACATCCAAAAACTAGGCCTGAACAGCTACTTTGAGAAGGAAATCAAGGAAACCTTAGACACCATAGCATCTGTCGAACTGAAAGACAACAACAATCCCTTCATTAGTTCAGAGGGTGATCTCTACGCTACGACACTACTCTTTAAGATTCTAAGGCAGCATGGTTATAAAGTTTCACAAG ATGTATTTGGTGTTTTCATAGACGAAATTGGTACATTAAAGAAGAGCACATTTGGGGATGTGAAAGGAATGCTCGAACTTTTGGAGGCCTCAAACTTAGCTTTAGAAGGTGAAAACATCCTAGATGAGGCTAAAGCTTTCTTAATGGTTACTCTCAGAGATACCAATACCATGTGTAATGATATAGACCGTTGCATTTCCAAGCATGTGGCCTATGCCTTGAAGCTTTCATCACAAAGGAGAGTCCAGTGGTTTAATGTGAAATGGCACATCAAAGCCTACGGGGAAGACAATACGAAGCAAGCCAACATGACCACTTTACTTGAACTGGCTAAACTTAACTTCAACATGGTTCAAGCCACACTCCAAAAAGATCTAAGGGAAGCATCCAA GTGGTGGAACAATCTGGGTCTCACAAAGAACTTGGACTTTGCAAGAGATAGAATGGTCGAATGTTTCATGTGTGCTGTGGGATTAGCTTTCGAGCCTCAGTACAAGTCTTTTAGAAAATCGCTGACTAAAGTTATCAATTTGATACTTATCATAGATGACGTTTATGATGTTTATGGCTCGTTGGAAGAGCTAAATCACTTCACCAAAGCTGTTGAAAG GTGGGATGTTAGGGAAACTGAGCAGCTTCCGGAGTGTATGAAGATCTGTTTCCAAGTACTTTACAACACGACTTGTGAAATTGCTTACGAAATCGAGGAGGAGAAGGGTCAGAACCAAGTATTACCTCATCTGTGCAAAGTG TGGACAGATTTTTGTAAAGCGTTATTGGTGGAGGCAGAGTGGTACAATAAGGCCTACACACCGTCCTTTGAAGAGTACCTTAGCAATGGTTGCATTTCATCATCTGCTTCGCTGATTTTCACTCATGCATTCTTCGCCACAGCACATGAGGAGAGAATGGATGAATTTCTGCACAAGAATGAAGATCTCGTGTACAATATCTCTCTGATACTTCGACTCTTAAATGATCTGGGAACTTCTGCG GTCGAGCAAGAGAGAGGCGATGTTGCTTCATCAATCCTATGCTACATGAGAGAAGTGAATGCTTCAGAAGAAATAGCTCGAAAGCACATCAAAGGCATGATAGACAATGCAtggaagaaaataaatgaaaaatgcTTCACTCAAGTTCCAGAAATTTCTTCATTCATCAACATTACCACAAATATAGCTCGAGTTGGTCACAACCTTTATCAAGATGGAGATGGATTTGGTGATCAAGAGCAAGGGACTCGGGGACAGATCCAATCTTTACTAGTTGAACCGCTTTCTTAA